In one window of Verrucomicrobiota bacterium DNA:
- a CDS encoding discoidin domain-containing protein produces MKTSRLQLTALAFLLAGFSTFAAATLGDANAWQQLLEKEWLLEAQLHTEGQQAATLSTRDDAAGGCDGVTNGKWGFHTAEDNHPWWQVDLGKVFPLSQVRVWNRAESEDIAARAANFQILLSNDGAEWHEAYRHNGRVFYGYRMPDRSPLVVRLTDTAARFVRIQLPARTFLHLDEVEVIGKSGGNLALRKPADQSSLSQWSTAHARNDRPVDWVAETRRVLANCERMLSGPGVLPLLAGEGRGEGEPRSLLKNSRALMKQLSLLKRRLSTLPANASAQSLYLESRAQQRQFALASPLLDFDALLFTKRVPGSYSHMSDQNYGWWSRPGGGIYILRGLKNGPATTSARGIGASNNDPAAGDVIPRAECLTDAAFKEPGSFMRPALSFDAKKILFAWCKHYPELAKEKDKLNKANVPEDAFYHVFEMNADGSGVRRLTHGKYDNFDARYLPDGRIVFLSTRRGQFLQVGKASAAATLAKNDLPDCYVRCGGDASRPVAVYTLHTMNADGGDLTPISPFEMFEWEPSVARDGTILYSRWDYVDRDNMPYMSLWSINPDGINARLIYGNYTKAPHCTFEPRAIPGSDKIIFTASGHHSQTMGSLVLLNPAVGTEGEAPITRLTPETPFPEIEGWPRAFYANPWPLSERTHLVAWGVEEEMREGKERPKNGMGLYLFNTDSGLELLYRDPEISSMYPIPLKPQPRPPVIASNVKWDGPQEGRFLVADVTRGLKTVQRGDVKALRIIAIPAKTQPWMNQPVMGLTHDDPGKAVLGTVPVEADGSAYFRVPSGVAFFFQALDARGMAVQTMRSATHVQPGQTLSCTGCHDPRKDTPPPSASPLASLREPSKITVGPEGSWTMRFDKLIQPVLDAQCVSCHNPKSDDVEAAKFDLTPEHAYKSLTLAGKPSLNDLVVSAYRDGVSTEGHNPAIQSAVLRKLADPAGHAGVKLDRANLDRFVTWMDTYAQRTGTFSPEQEQELEHLRRAWAELLIEPPARLTAASKPD; encoded by the coding sequence ATGAAAACATCACGACTCCAACTCACGGCGCTCGCCTTTTTGCTGGCGGGCTTCAGTACTTTTGCCGCCGCAACCTTGGGCGATGCGAACGCGTGGCAGCAGTTGCTCGAAAAAGAGTGGTTGCTCGAAGCGCAACTGCACACCGAGGGGCAGCAAGCCGCGACCCTCTCGACCCGCGACGACGCGGCGGGCGGCTGCGATGGTGTGACGAACGGCAAGTGGGGTTTCCACACGGCCGAGGACAACCATCCGTGGTGGCAGGTGGATCTCGGAAAAGTTTTTCCGTTGTCGCAAGTCCGCGTCTGGAATCGCGCGGAGAGCGAGGACATTGCCGCTCGCGCCGCGAACTTCCAGATCTTACTGTCCAACGACGGCGCGGAGTGGCACGAGGCTTATCGCCATAATGGCCGCGTGTTCTACGGCTACCGGATGCCGGACCGTTCGCCGCTGGTGGTGCGATTGACCGACACGGCGGCGCGCTTCGTTCGCATCCAGCTTCCGGCGCGGACGTTTCTCCATCTCGATGAAGTGGAAGTCATCGGCAAGTCCGGCGGCAATCTCGCGCTCCGCAAACCCGCCGACCAGAGCAGCCTCAGCCAGTGGTCCACAGCCCACGCGCGCAACGATCGCCCGGTGGATTGGGTGGCGGAAACGCGCCGGGTGCTGGCAAATTGCGAGCGGATGTTGAGCGGACCTGGCGTTCTCCCTCTCCTAGCGGGAGAGGGCCGGGGTGAGGGAGAGCCAAGGTCACTTCTCAAGAACTCACGCGCCTTAATGAAGCAACTCAGTCTCCTGAAACGAAGACTCTCCACGCTCCCCGCCAACGCTTCCGCTCAATCCCTCTACCTCGAATCCCGCGCGCAGCAACGCCAGTTCGCCCTCGCCAGTCCGCTGCTCGACTTCGACGCGCTGCTGTTTACCAAGCGCGTGCCCGGCAGTTACAGCCACATGTCCGATCAGAATTACGGCTGGTGGTCGCGGCCTGGCGGCGGCATTTACATTTTGCGCGGACTGAAAAACGGTCCAGCCACCACCTCGGCCCGTGGGATAGGCGCGAGCAACAACGATCCGGCGGCTGGCGATGTTATCCCACGGGCCGAGTGCCTGACTGACGCCGCGTTCAAAGAGCCGGGAAGTTTCATGCGCCCCGCGCTGTCGTTCGACGCGAAGAAAATTTTGTTCGCCTGGTGCAAACATTATCCGGAACTGGCGAAGGAGAAGGACAAGTTGAACAAGGCCAACGTGCCCGAGGACGCCTTCTACCACGTTTTTGAAATGAACGCCGATGGCTCCGGCGTGCGCCGGCTCACCCACGGCAAATACGACAACTTTGACGCGCGCTATCTGCCTGACGGCCGCATCGTCTTCCTCTCGACGCGGCGCGGGCAGTTCCTCCAGGTCGGCAAGGCCAGCGCCGCCGCCACGCTGGCGAAGAACGATCTGCCGGATTGCTACGTGCGCTGCGGCGGCGACGCCAGCCGGCCCGTGGCGGTTTACACGCTGCACACCATGAACGCCGACGGCGGCGACCTCACGCCGATTTCCCCTTTCGAGATGTTCGAGTGGGAGCCGAGCGTCGCGCGCGACGGCACGATCCTCTATTCGCGCTGGGATTACGTGGACCGCGACAACATGCCCTACATGAGCCTCTGGTCCATCAATCCCGACGGCATCAACGCCCGGCTCATTTATGGCAATTACACGAAAGCCCCGCACTGCACGTTCGAGCCGCGCGCGATTCCCGGTTCGGACAAAATCATCTTCACCGCTTCGGGCCACCACTCGCAGACGATGGGCAGTCTGGTGTTGCTCAACCCGGCGGTCGGCACCGAAGGCGAAGCGCCCATCACACGCCTGACGCCGGAGACGCCGTTCCCCGAAATCGAAGGCTGGCCGCGTGCGTTCTACGCGAATCCCTGGCCGCTCTCCGAACGCACGCATCTCGTCGCGTGGGGCGTGGAAGAGGAAATGCGCGAAGGCAAGGAGCGCCCGAAGAACGGCATGGGCCTTTATCTTTTCAACACTGACAGCGGACTTGAATTGCTCTACCGCGACCCGGAAATTTCCTCGATGTATCCCATCCCGCTAAAGCCGCAGCCGCGTCCGCCGGTGATCGCGAGCAACGTGAAATGGGACGGCCCGCAGGAAGGCCGCTTTCTCGTGGCCGATGTGACGCGCGGATTGAAGACCGTTCAGCGCGGCGACGTGAAGGCGCTACGCATCATCGCCATCCCGGCCAAGACGCAGCCGTGGATGAACCAGCCGGTGATGGGCCTCACTCACGACGATCCCGGCAAAGCGGTGCTCGGCACGGTGCCGGTGGAGGCGGACGGCTCGGCGTACTTCCGTGTGCCGTCGGGCGTGGCGTTTTTCTTCCAGGCGCTCGACGCGCGCGGCATGGCGGTGCAGACGATGCGCAGCGCCACCCACGTTCAGCCCGGACAAACCTTGAGTTGCACCGGCTGCCATGATCCGCGCAAAGACACACCGCCACCGTCCGCCTCGCCGCTCGCGTCCTTGCGCGAGCCGTCCAAGATTACCGTCGGGCCGGAAGGCTCTTGGACGATGCGCTTCGACAAACTCATCCAGCCCGTGCTCGATGCGCAATGTGTGAGTTGCCACAACCCGAAGAGCGACGACGTGGAAGCCGCAAAGTTTGATCTCACGCCGGAGCACGCCTACAAATCACTCACGCTGGCTGGCAAGCCGAGTTTGAACGACCTCGTCGTGTCCGCCTACCGGGACGGCGTTTCAACCGAAGGCCACAATCCCGCGATCCAAAGCGCGGTCCTGCGCAAGCTCGCCGATCCCGCCGGTCACGCCGGCGTAAAGCTCGACCGCGCCAACCTCGACCGGTTCGTCACGTGGATGGATACTTACGCCCAACGCACCGGCACGTTCAGTCCGGAACAGGAGCAGGAGTTGGAACACCTGCGCCGGGCCTGGGCGGAATTGCTGATCGAACCACCCGCGCGACTGACGGCAGCGAGCAAGCCGGATTAA
- a CDS encoding cobalamin B12-binding domain-containing protein, translating to MNHQINQLQMNAGSIPGRAVALRVLLVYSNRTRILEPTPPIGLSYVATATRAAGHAVRFVDLMVSRNPEADLRRALREFKPDVVGISVRNIDNVVAQRVAWHLDELDAILATVRANSPARIVLGGPAISILGPVALERLDADFAIVGEGEEAFPELLSALAGQREFEGISGLCYRDGARIKSIPPVHQETFGSSGMGDWVKWRAYERGGGTWAIHTKRGCPLQCLYCNYPVMEGHRLRQRAAADVVDEIEHVLATIGPRTFEFTDSTFNVPESHARGICEEVLRRKLRVNLSAVGINPLTLSEELFTLMKRAGFISLVITPDSASAAMLGNLRKGFTVEQVRNTARWARESGIRCTWFFLFGGPGETNATAEETVSFVEEHLNWKRFLTVMMTGVRILPGTDLARHAVATGYIAADRDLCEPMFYFSPALDEAWLLGRINRASGRCPTIVHGAEENGSTAERWFNQALYWLGAAPPYYRFLPMFLRLPPLPTLRARNTDVGLTASEHRR from the coding sequence TTGAACCATCAGATCAACCAACTTCAGATGAACGCCGGCAGCATTCCCGGACGAGCGGTCGCGCTTCGGGTTCTTCTCGTCTATTCCAACCGCACCCGCATCCTCGAGCCGACGCCGCCGATCGGCCTGAGCTATGTCGCCACTGCGACCCGCGCTGCCGGACACGCCGTTCGGTTTGTGGATCTGATGGTCAGCCGGAATCCGGAAGCCGACCTGCGCCGGGCGCTGCGTGAGTTCAAACCGGACGTGGTCGGTATTTCCGTGCGCAACATCGACAACGTCGTGGCCCAGCGCGTGGCGTGGCATCTCGATGAACTCGACGCCATTCTAGCCACCGTCCGGGCAAACAGCCCCGCCCGCATTGTTCTCGGCGGCCCGGCGATCTCAATTCTCGGACCGGTCGCACTGGAAAGGCTCGACGCTGATTTCGCGATTGTGGGCGAAGGGGAGGAGGCGTTTCCCGAACTTCTCTCCGCTCTCGCGGGGCAGCGCGAATTCGAAGGCATCAGCGGGTTGTGCTATCGCGACGGCGCGCGCATCAAATCGATTCCGCCGGTGCATCAGGAGACCTTTGGAAGTTCCGGCATGGGTGACTGGGTCAAATGGCGCGCCTACGAACGGGGCGGCGGCACCTGGGCCATTCACACCAAACGCGGGTGCCCGCTGCAGTGTCTCTATTGCAACTATCCCGTGATGGAAGGCCACCGCCTCCGCCAGCGAGCCGCCGCCGACGTGGTGGATGAAATCGAGCACGTGCTCGCGACCATCGGACCGCGGACATTCGAGTTCACCGACTCGACGTTCAACGTTCCCGAAAGCCACGCGCGCGGGATCTGCGAGGAAGTCCTCCGCCGGAAACTGCGCGTAAACTTGTCCGCCGTGGGCATCAATCCGCTGACACTTTCCGAGGAACTGTTCACCCTCATGAAACGTGCCGGTTTCATCTCGCTAGTCATCACACCCGACAGCGCGAGCGCGGCGATGCTTGGCAACCTGCGCAAAGGCTTCACCGTCGAGCAGGTGCGGAACACGGCGCGCTGGGCGCGCGAATCCGGCATACGTTGCACCTGGTTTTTTCTGTTTGGCGGCCCCGGAGAAACCAACGCGACGGCCGAGGAAACCGTGTCGTTCGTAGAGGAGCATTTGAATTGGAAGCGATTCCTGACGGTGATGATGACCGGCGTGCGCATTCTGCCGGGCACCGATCTGGCCCGGCACGCCGTGGCCACGGGCTACATTGCGGCGGACCGTGATCTTTGCGAGCCCATGTTTTATTTTTCCCCGGCACTGGACGAAGCGTGGTTGCTGGGGCGGATCAACCGCGCCAGCGGACGCTGTCCGACCATCGTGCATGGCGCGGAGGAAAACGGCTCGACCGCCGAGCGCTGGTTCAATCAGGCGCTTTACTGGCTCGGCGCAGCGCCGCCTTACTACCGTTTCCTGCCGATGTTCCTGCGTCTGCCCCCACTGCCCACGCTGCGTGCGCGCAACACTGACGTCGGGCTTACCGCCAGCGAACACCGGCGCTGA
- a CDS encoding type I restriction endonuclease subunit R, with amino-acid sequence MSSRFTESVVEDAALAWLGELEYSVLHGPEIAPGELAAERAGFGETVLAERLRAALRKLNPTLPTDALEEAFRKVTVPQHPSLIANNRAFHRMLVDGITVECRRKDDSIGAEIVRLIDLHDPAANDWLAVNQYTIIEGQHNRRPDTVVFVNGLPLGVVELKNAADEQADIWAAFNQLQTYKQQIPSLFIHNAVLIISDGIEARIGTISADKERFMPWRTIEGETVAPASMPQLEVLLRGVFDKRRFLDLVRHFIVFEDDGKDVIKKLAGYHQFHAVRTAVEETIRAAGVGELVLKEPDGGYFAKPQPGGETGDKRVGVVWHTQGSGKTLTMVFYSGKLVLEPVMENPTLVVLTDRNDLDDQLFGTFSRCHELLRQKPQQATSRDHLRELLKVASGGVIFTTIHKFFPDEKGGRHPLLSDRRNIVVIADEAHRSQYDFIDGFARHMRDALPNASFIGFTGTPIEKSDANTRSVFGDYISIYDIQRAVEDRATVPIYYEGRLAKLELKPEERPKIDPNFEEATEGEELDHKEKLKTKWAALEAVVGAEKRLGLVAEDFVKHWDARLEVMDGKAMIVCMSRRICHELYEAIRKLRPDWNHKDDDKGVIKIVMTGSASDPLAWQDHIRNKPRREALAKRFKNPQDPLKIVLVRDMWLTGFDAPSLHTMYADKPMRSHGLMQAIARVNRVFKDKPGGLVVDYLGLAQELKEALAVYTESGGTGETAIDQEEAVVAMRMHYERCCDFFHGFNWSAWKTGTPAQKLSLLPAAQEHLLAKAAEETKPEEHKQKFMQAVTDLSKAFALAVPHEKAIEIRDDVGFFQAVRTVLAKGDGEKRKSDDEMNFAIRQIISRAVASDEVMDIFAAAGLKRPDISILSDEFLAEVRNLPHKNLAVETLRKLLNNEIKIRSRKFLIQSRSFSEMLEASIRKYQNRAIETAAVIEELIALAKQMREAAQRGAGLGLSDDEVAFYDALEVNDSAVKVLGDENLRFIARELLKTIRENVTIDWTAKESVRAKLRVMVKRILRKYGYPPDKQEKATQTVLQQAELLCADWAE; translated from the coding sequence ATGAGTTCCCGCTTTACCGAGTCCGTTGTCGAAGACGCTGCTTTGGCGTGGCTCGGCGAGCTTGAGTATTCGGTGTTGCACGGGCCGGAGATTGCGCCGGGTGAACTGGCGGCAGAACGAGCGGGCTTCGGTGAGACGGTGCTGGCGGAACGGTTGCGGGCGGCGCTGCGCAAACTGAATCCCACGCTGCCAACGGATGCACTGGAAGAGGCGTTCCGCAAAGTCACAGTGCCGCAACATCCATCGCTCATCGCCAACAACCGCGCGTTTCATAGGATGCTGGTGGATGGCATCACAGTCGAGTGCCGGCGCAAAGATGACAGCATCGGCGCAGAGATTGTCCGGCTGATTGATTTGCACGACCCGGCGGCGAACGACTGGCTGGCGGTGAATCAGTACACGATCATTGAAGGTCAGCACAACCGCCGACCTGATACCGTGGTTTTCGTCAACGGCCTGCCGCTCGGTGTCGTTGAATTGAAGAACGCAGCGGATGAGCAAGCGGACATCTGGGCGGCCTTCAATCAACTTCAGACTTACAAGCAGCAGATTCCCTCGCTCTTCATTCACAACGCCGTGCTGATTATTTCGGATGGAATCGAAGCCCGCATCGGCACAATCAGCGCGGACAAAGAACGGTTCATGCCGTGGCGCACGATTGAGGGCGAGACGGTCGCTCCCGCTTCGATGCCGCAACTGGAAGTGTTGTTGCGCGGCGTGTTCGACAAGCGCCGGTTTCTCGATCTCGTCCGGCATTTCATCGTGTTCGAGGATGATGGCAAAGATGTCATCAAGAAGCTGGCGGGCTATCATCAATTCCACGCGGTCAGAACGGCGGTGGAAGAAACCATTCGGGCTGCGGGTGTCGGCGAATTGGTTTTGAAAGAGCCCGATGGGGGTTATTTCGCGAAGCCGCAGCCTGGCGGCGAAACCGGTGACAAGCGCGTGGGCGTGGTCTGGCACACGCAGGGATCGGGTAAGACGCTCACGATGGTTTTCTATTCCGGCAAGCTCGTGCTGGAACCGGTGATGGAGAATCCTACGCTGGTTGTGCTGACCGACCGCAACGATCTGGACGACCAGCTTTTCGGAACTTTTTCGCGCTGCCACGAATTGCTGCGCCAGAAACCGCAACAGGCAACCAGCCGGGACCATTTGCGCGAGTTGCTCAAGGTGGCGAGCGGCGGCGTGATCTTCACCACCATTCACAAGTTTTTTCCCGACGAGAAAGGCGGTCGCCATCCGCTGCTTTCCGACCGGCGCAACATCGTCGTCATTGCCGACGAAGCGCACCGCAGCCAATACGATTTCATCGACGGCTTCGCGCGGCACATGCGCGATGCGCTGCCGAACGCCTCGTTCATCGGCTTCACCGGCACGCCCATCGAGAAGAGCGACGCCAACACGCGGTCGGTCTTCGGCGACTACATTTCCATTTACGACATTCAGCGCGCGGTGGAAGACAGGGCCACCGTGCCGATTTATTACGAGGGCCGTCTGGCGAAGCTGGAGTTGAAGCCGGAAGAACGTCCGAAGATTGACCCGAACTTCGAGGAAGCCACCGAAGGCGAAGAACTCGACCACAAGGAAAAGCTCAAGACGAAGTGGGCGGCGCTGGAGGCGGTAGTCGGGGCGGAGAAACGGCTCGGCCTCGTCGCCGAGGATTTCGTGAAGCATTGGGACGCGCGCCTGGAGGTGATGGACGGCAAGGCGATGATCGTCTGCATGAGCCGGCGCATTTGCCACGAACTCTACGAGGCCATCCGCAAATTGCGCCCCGACTGGAATCACAAGGACGACGACAAAGGCGTGATCAAGATTGTGATGACCGGATCGGCGTCAGATCCGCTGGCGTGGCAGGATCACATTCGCAACAAACCCCGGCGCGAGGCGCTGGCCAAGCGATTCAAGAATCCGCAAGACCCGTTGAAGATCGTGCTCGTGCGCGACATGTGGCTGACGGGCTTCGATGCGCCCAGCCTGCACACCATGTACGCGGACAAGCCCATGCGCAGTCACGGCCTCATGCAAGCCATCGCGCGCGTAAACCGCGTGTTTAAGGACAAGCCGGGCGGGTTGGTCGTGGATTATCTCGGTCTCGCTCAAGAGTTGAAAGAAGCGCTGGCGGTTTACACGGAGAGCGGCGGCACGGGCGAGACCGCGATTGACCAGGAAGAAGCCGTGGTGGCGATGCGGATGCACTACGAGCGATGTTGCGATTTCTTCCACGGTTTCAATTGGTCGGCGTGGAAGACTGGAACGCCTGCGCAGAAGTTAAGCCTGCTGCCCGCCGCGCAGGAGCATTTGCTCGCGAAAGCCGCAGAGGAAACGAAGCCGGAAGAACACAAGCAAAAATTCATGCAAGCAGTCACGGATTTGTCCAAAGCCTTCGCACTCGCCGTGCCGCACGAGAAGGCCATCGAGATTCGTGACGACGTAGGATTCTTTCAGGCCGTGCGCACGGTGCTGGCAAAAGGTGATGGTGAAAAGAGGAAGTCAGACGACGAGATGAATTTCGCCATCCGGCAAATCATTTCGCGTGCGGTCGCATCCGATGAAGTGATGGACATCTTCGCAGCCGCCGGCCTCAAGAGACCGGATATCTCAATCTTGTCTGACGAGTTCCTTGCGGAAGTTCGGAATTTGCCGCACAAGAACCTCGCAGTCGAAACGCTGCGAAAGCTGCTCAACAACGAAATCAAGATACGCTCGCGCAAGTTTCTCATCCAGTCGCGCTCGTTCTCCGAAATGCTCGAAGCTTCCATCCGCAAATACCAGAACCGGGCCATCGAAACCGCTGCTGTCATCGAAGAGTTGATTGCGTTGGCGAAGCAAATGCGCGAAGCCGCCCAGCGTGGCGCAGGTCTGGGCCTGAGCGATGACGAAGTCGCCTTTTACGACGCGCTCGAAGTGAACGACAGCGCCGTGAAAGTATTGGGCGACGAAAACCTCCGCTTCATCGCCCGCGAACTGCTGAAAACCATTCGCGAGAACGTAACCATTGATTGGACCGCCAAAGAATCTGTCCGCGCCAAGCTCCGCGTCATGGTTAAACGCATCCTCCGCAAATACGGCTATCCGCCCGACAAGCAGGAGAAGGCCACGCAAACCGTCTTGCAACAGGCCGAATTGCTCTGTGCGGATTGGGCCGAGTGA
- a CDS encoding DUF3037 domain-containing protein: MKTNYSTIILRYVHDVATGEFANIGVVLYAPEQRFLEARFATSYERLNAIFLKIDHLHFRALMRYMANRFEQLGGEIRDGLNVPPVTALKEIVRQVLPPDDSSLQWSEQGGGFTEDAAKAMDELFKRLVERYVAGAEQVSRSDEEIAKPFKARLGKTAEKLAEKTIETKDYQYDFRFAWKNDIWHLYEPVSFDLVDPGSIREKANKWLGRGVALHDSREKFKIHFLLGEPRQDETRKAFENAIHLLGKIPGHKQLVRENELEHFAEHVAEEIGSQDATEMVLRDKSKT; this comes from the coding sequence ATGAAAACGAACTACAGCACCATCATACTTCGCTACGTCCATGACGTGGCGACCGGCGAGTTTGCCAACATCGGGGTCGTGCTCTACGCACCCGAGCAACGGTTTCTCGAAGCGCGCTTCGCGACCTCGTACGAACGGCTGAATGCAATTTTTCTGAAGATTGATCATCTGCATTTTCGCGCCTTGATGCGTTACATGGCGAATCGGTTTGAACAACTTGGCGGGGAGATTCGCGATGGCTTGAATGTTCCACCAGTGACTGCGCTCAAGGAAATTGTCCGTCAAGTGCTGCCACCGGACGACAGTTCGCTGCAATGGTCTGAACAGGGCGGCGGTTTCACAGAAGATGCGGCGAAGGCAATGGACGAATTGTTCAAGCGGTTGGTGGAACGATACGTCGCGGGAGCGGAACAGGTGAGCCGGAGCGACGAGGAAATTGCGAAACCGTTCAAAGCAAGGCTTGGCAAGACGGCAGAAAAGTTGGCGGAAAAGACTATTGAAACGAAAGATTATCAATACGACTTCCGCTTCGCGTGGAAGAATGACATCTGGCATCTGTACGAGCCGGTCTCATTTGATCTGGTTGATCCGGGCAGCATCCGTGAGAAGGCGAACAAATGGCTTGGCCGCGGAGTGGCGCTGCATGACTCGCGCGAGAAATTCAAGATTCACTTCCTGCTGGGCGAGCCGCGCCAGGATGAAACCAGGAAGGCGTTTGAGAACGCGATCCATCTCTTGGGCAAGATTCCGGGGCATAAGCAACTCGTCCGCGAGAATGAACTCGAGCACTTCGCGGAGCACGTCGCGGAAGAAATCGGCAGTCAGGATGCGACCGAAATGGTATTGCGGGACAAATCGAAGACCTGA
- a CDS encoding AAA family ATPase, translated as MIDSIQIACIATFDSTPEILSGLSNFNFLFGSNGTGKTTITRVIADEGNFPTCSVTWKGGTKLQALVYNRDFITRNFNQSAEIKGIFTLGEKNIDTLNKIAVAKGELDKLANKIETLNLGLHGEDGSGGKKGELATLDAEFKDKCWAQKQKHDAKLSGAFEGLRNNADRFKGKVLQERASNSATLESLANLETRAETIFGPTPTVEKSVPAVETTDVVAHEAKPILKKRVIGKEDVDIAAMIKKLGNSDWVKEGLTFYDVNDKMCPFCQQSTTVAFAKSLNDYFDEAFEKDSKAISELDTNYKIDSERLQQQIAAIITAQSKFLDIEKLKAEKALLDSKITVNTQRLATKKKEPSQIIEMESIANVASRIKALIDAANILIAGHNKIVANLAQERRDLTVQVWKYLLEVELKADLAAYETKRDGLNKAITAMTAQVASATTDKLAKTSEIQALEKQTTSIQPTIDGINALLSSFGFRSFSLAKADNGTCYKLVRPDGTDAKETLSEGEQSFVAFLYFYHLLKGSDSESGMTIDRVVVFDDPVSSLDSDILFIVGSLIKGLFDEVRAGTGHIKQIFVLTHNVYFHKEVTFNPKRVNEAMNEETFWVVRKSGLVSKLEKHNSNPIKTSYELLWAEVRKPDHSNLTIQNTMRRILENYFKILGGVDPEKICAMFEGKEKQICKSLFSWVNAGSHDALDDLYVSIDASMIETYLNVFRAIFEKSGHLAHYKMMMGDASVDVPAAAKLVKAVT; from the coding sequence ATGATAGATTCAATCCAAATCGCATGCATCGCGACTTTTGACAGCACCCCGGAAATTCTAAGTGGTTTGTCAAATTTCAATTTCCTCTTCGGCTCCAATGGCACCGGCAAGACGACGATTACCAGAGTAATTGCTGACGAGGGAAACTTTCCAACTTGCAGTGTAACTTGGAAAGGTGGGACGAAGTTGCAGGCGCTGGTTTATAATCGCGACTTCATTACAAGGAACTTCAATCAATCCGCCGAGATCAAAGGCATCTTCACGCTCGGAGAAAAGAACATCGATACACTCAACAAGATTGCAGTGGCAAAGGGCGAACTCGACAAGCTGGCAAATAAAATCGAAACGTTGAATCTTGGCTTGCACGGCGAAGATGGGTCTGGCGGCAAGAAGGGTGAGTTGGCGACTCTCGATGCAGAGTTTAAAGACAAGTGCTGGGCGCAAAAGCAGAAACATGATGCAAAACTCTCTGGCGCTTTCGAAGGACTCCGAAACAACGCGGACAGGTTTAAGGGCAAAGTCCTCCAAGAGCGGGCTTCCAATTCGGCTACGCTGGAATCTTTGGCGAATCTTGAAACGAGAGCAGAAACAATTTTTGGCCCAACTCCGACGGTTGAGAAATCCGTCCCGGCCGTTGAGACGACAGATGTTGTTGCCCATGAAGCCAAACCAATTCTCAAGAAACGTGTAATTGGCAAGGAGGATGTGGACATCGCGGCGATGATCAAGAAATTGGGCAACAGCGATTGGGTCAAAGAAGGCCTCACCTTTTATGACGTGAACGATAAGATGTGCCCGTTTTGCCAACAGAGCACGACAGTTGCATTCGCGAAGAGCCTGAATGATTATTTCGACGAAGCGTTTGAAAAGGACAGCAAAGCGATCAGCGAGCTCGACACCAACTACAAGATCGATTCCGAGCGGCTTCAGCAACAGATCGCGGCAATTATAACCGCCCAGTCCAAATTCCTCGACATTGAAAAGCTAAAGGCGGAAAAGGCCCTGCTGGACTCAAAAATCACCGTCAACACTCAGCGGCTTGCCACGAAGAAGAAGGAGCCGAGCCAAATCATCGAGATGGAGTCCATTGCCAACGTGGCCTCTCGGATAAAAGCACTCATCGACGCTGCGAATATTTTGATTGCCGGTCACAACAAGATCGTCGCGAATCTTGCGCAAGAACGACGGGATTTAACGGTGCAAGTGTGGAAATATCTCTTGGAAGTGGAACTCAAGGCAGACCTGGCGGCCTACGAGACGAAACGAGATGGCTTGAACAAAGCCATAACCGCAATGACGGCACAGGTTGCGTCCGCGACGACGGATAAGTTAGCGAAGACTAGCGAAATCCAGGCGCTGGAGAAACAGACAACCAGCATTCAACCAACGATTGATGGAATTAACGCTCTCTTGTCATCTTTCGGCTTCCGAAGCTTTTCACTTGCGAAGGCGGATAACGGAACGTGTTACAAACTGGTCAGGCCGGACGGAACCGACGCAAAGGAAACCTTGAGCGAAGGCGAGCAGTCATTCGTTGCCTTCCTCTACTTCTATCACCTGTTGAAGGGAAGCGACTCGGAGAGTGGAATGACAATCGACCGCGTGGTCGTGTTTGATGATCCTGTCTCCAGCCTCGATAGCGACATTCTGTTTATAGTCGGCAGCCTCATCAAAGGCCTGTTCGATGAGGTCCGGGCTGGAACGGGGCACATCAAGCAAATATTCGTCCTCACGCACAACGTGTATTTCCACAAGGAGGTCACGTTCAACCCGAAGCGTGTTAATGAGGCCATGAACGAAGAAACGTTCTGGGTCGTCCGCAAGTCAGGGTTAGTATCAAAGCTGGAGAAGCACAACTCTAATCCCATCAAGACTTCCTACGAATTGCTGTGGGCTGAGGTTCGAAAGCCAGATCACTCAAATCTGACGATTCAGAACACCATGCGACGAATCTTGGAGAACTACTTCAAGATTTTGGGAGGCGTTGATCCCGAAAAGATTTGTGCAATGTTTGAGGGCAAGGAGAAGCAGATCTGCAAGTCGCTTTTCTCGTGGGTCAACGCCGGGTCGCACGACGCCCTCGACGATTTATACGTTTCGATTGATGCCTCAATGATCGAGACCTACCTCAACGTGTTCCGGGCAATTTTCGAGAAGTCGGGTCACCTTGCCCACTACAAGATGATGATGGGGGATGCCTCCGTGGATGTGCCCGCCGCCGCCAAACTCGTGAAGGCTGTGACTTGA